From Alteromonas australica, one genomic window encodes:
- a CDS encoding YejL family protein translates to MPQQSRYTNDQFEALMNDVILTLEKNEADRDLSLMVLGNVITHILNTQVAPENRETMADQFANVLKKSVQGK, encoded by the coding sequence ATGCCCCAACAGAGCCGTTACACAAACGATCAGTTCGAAGCGCTAATGAACGACGTCATTCTAACATTAGAGAAAAACGAAGCCGACAGAGATTTATCTCTTATGGTACTAGGTAACGTTATTACCCATATCCTTAATACACAGGTTGCACCTGAAAACAGAGAAACCATGGCTGATCAATTCGCTAACGTTCTTAAAAAGAGTGTTCAAGGTAAATAG
- the yejK gene encoding nucleoid-associated protein YejK has protein sequence MSALIHHFVVHRLILNKEEKIEAIPRDNCLAVTPEIELLAHQINHSFNAKPGKGVGHFVDNAPSVDNEHKDNDEEKSGITDVSAFANELKNYMAEKKAAGDNVEDAFHRFSVSATNRLVKTLADTGTVETGFLIFCQYEYLATQYLMIALLNTRSHVEVTHSLDLSAREHLDLARMQLAVRFDLTQWEIQPEQQRYVSFIKGRMGRKVSDFFMQFVGCEELVDVKQQNKQLISTVDAYLASEALDPQEQHQHREEVKSYFKEKIDAGESLSVDELANRLPANEETNNNFSAFSQQMETPLEKEIQPDPAALKQLAKFSGQGGGVSISFERKLMGDRVFYDPATDTLTLRGLPPNLKDQLNRQSSMD, from the coding sequence ATGAGTGCACTGATTCACCACTTTGTCGTACATCGTCTCATCCTCAATAAAGAAGAAAAAATTGAGGCTATTCCACGTGATAACTGCTTGGCCGTGACGCCAGAAATTGAGTTATTGGCGCATCAAATTAATCACAGTTTCAATGCTAAACCCGGCAAAGGCGTCGGCCATTTTGTTGATAACGCGCCCAGCGTAGATAACGAACACAAAGATAATGACGAAGAAAAAAGTGGCATCACTGATGTTTCAGCGTTTGCTAACGAATTAAAAAACTACATGGCAGAGAAAAAAGCCGCGGGAGACAATGTAGAAGATGCATTTCATCGTTTTTCCGTATCGGCAACCAATCGCTTAGTTAAAACCTTGGCCGATACCGGCACCGTAGAAACCGGTTTTTTAATCTTCTGCCAATATGAATACCTTGCTACACAGTACTTAATGATTGCGTTACTGAATACCCGCTCTCATGTAGAAGTTACGCATTCCCTTGATTTGTCAGCCAGAGAGCATTTAGACCTTGCTCGCATGCAATTGGCTGTGCGGTTTGATTTAACGCAGTGGGAAATCCAGCCAGAACAACAACGTTACGTAAGTTTTATTAAAGGCCGCATGGGAAGAAAAGTTTCAGACTTTTTTATGCAGTTTGTCGGATGCGAAGAGTTGGTCGACGTGAAGCAACAAAATAAACAGTTAATTTCAACTGTTGATGCGTACTTAGCCAGTGAAGCCCTAGACCCTCAAGAACAGCATCAACACAGAGAAGAAGTTAAAAGCTACTTCAAGGAAAAAATTGATGCGGGCGAGAGTTTATCTGTGGATGAATTAGCCAACCGCTTACCCGCGAACGAAGAAACGAATAACAACTTTTCCGCGTTTTCACAGCAAATGGAAACCCCACTTGAAAAAGAAATTCAACCCGACCCCGCAGCACTAAAACAATTAGCCAAATTTAGCGGGCAAGGCGGCGGTGTTTCTATTAGCTTTGAAAGAAAATTAATGGGCGATAGGGTATTTTACGATCCTGCCACCGATACCCTAACGTTGAGAGGATTACCACCAAATTTAAAAGATCAGCTTAATCGACAATCTTCTATGGACTAA